A stretch of Nymphalis io chromosome 29, ilAglIoxx1.1, whole genome shotgun sequence DNA encodes these proteins:
- the LOC126779442 gene encoding uncharacterized protein LOC126779442 isoform X2 — protein sequence MSDNLKTLIKKRSSIKSKLTIFNNYLMLIKSSPELSELQRLDLMERFRKFENLYNEFDDLQNTIELLSEDAESTFTEREDFDRQYFNLVALTRSLLGASSNGTGSEAGFKDADSALVNVIGASGKKYTARLLLDNGSTANFVTQTFFEKLGLLRRGTSTRVTDASEKAYGACLYIRSSSDNGSTNVQLLVSRNRIAPVKPTTIPRLELCGALLGARLCTKVQESLTIPIHRCSFWCDSTIVLGWLSTPSNQLKPFVKNRVNEILEITSGHSWSYVPSKDNPADLVSRGLSADVINDTPLWWSGPSFLLHGKKEWPKMPNTEKHDLPEVVTHFISNCRNHSYVYHSDAITHSSIINCLLEKYSSLNKIYKIFTYIQRFIYNLKHKNKMHGNLSAKEIQNSINTIIHHCQLEMFPEEYNLLKSGQKLPRKSRLLPLTPFIDNHNLIRVGGRLDNSPYDFNIKHPIVICSKHIFTKLLFHMQHLKLLHAGPQLLLSHIRQSYWPLGGRNLSRLIVNKCLTCFKNRAQNVQPLMGHLPSARTNLEFPFLNCYVDYAGPVLIADRKGRGCKLIKSYMCIFVCSAVKAVHLELVSDLSTDAYMAALHRFIARRGKPRTITSDNGTNFVGASNEIQKFIQSSNVACEIAQEGIDFIFTPAYSPHFNSLAEAAVKSCKHHLKRLLSLTHFTFEEMTTCLTQIEAILNSRPLTPLSSDPNDFSALTPSHFLIGRPLLSVPCSRVTEADITRLDRWRRIQYIRHHFWSRFHNEYTSLLQAKSKWFSSRGEVKPGSLVLIKDNTTPPLLWSLGRVTQTFPGVDGVTRVAEIKTKRGTIRRAFKNICPLPDQD from the exons atgtctgataatttaaaaacccttattaaaaaacgtagttcaataaagtctaaattaacaatatttaataattatttaatgttaataaaaagcaGTCCCGAATTATCAGAGTTACAACGTCTTGACCTCATGGAACGTTTtcgtaaatttgaaaatttatataatgaatttgatGACCTGCAGAATACGATTGAACTACTCTCCGAGGATGCCGAGTCTACGTTTACTGAGCGTGAGGACTTCGACCGTCAGTATTTCAATCTGGTGGCACTCACGCGCAGCCTGCTCGGTGCTTCGTCCAACGGTACTGGATCTGAGGCGGGCTTCAAAGATGCTGACTCAG CTCTGGTGAACGTGATCGGCGCGTCGGGTAAAAAGTACACTGCACGTCTACTGCTGGACAACGGTAGCACGGCCAACTTTGTTACGCAGACATTCTTCGAGAAACTGGGTTTGTTACGACGCGGTACTAGCACCAGGGTAACAG ATGCATCGGAAAAGGCGTACGGGGCATGTCTGTATATTCGATCAAGTAGTGATAATGGCTCTACAAATGTACAGCTTCTAGTCTCTAGAAACCGAATAGCGCCTGTCAAACCGACGACCATACCGAGGCTTGAACTTTGCGGAGCTTTGTTAGGTGCAAGGCTGTGTACTAAGGTTCAGGAATCGCTTACCATACCCATTCATAGATGTAGCTTTTGGTGTGACTCTACCATAGTTCTAGGATGGCTTTCAACTCCTTCTAATCAATTAAAACCTTTTGTTAAAAACAGAGTCAATGAGATTTTGGAAATCACATCGGGTCACTCCTGGAGCTACGTACCGTCGAAGGACAACCCGGCGGATCTTGTTTCCCGTGGCCTCAGTGCCGACGTAATAAACGATACACCTCTGTGGTGGTCCGGTCCTTCTTTTTTACTTCATGGTAAAAAGGAGTGGCCGAAAATGCCAAACACAGAGAAACACGATTTGCCGGAAGTAGTTACTCATTTCATTAGTAATTGTCGCAATCATTCATACGTTTATCATTCAGACGCAATCACGCACTCATCAATCATTAATtgcttattagaaaaatattctagcctaaataaaatttacaaaatatttacatatatacaaagatttatttataacttaaaacataaaaataaaatgcatggCAATCTTTCTGcaaaagaaatacaaaattcaataaatactattatacatCATTGTCAACTTGAAATGTTTCCTGAAGagtataatcttttaaaatctgGTCAGAAATTGCCACGCAAAAGTAGATTGCTTCCTTTGACTCCATTCATTGACAATCATAATCTCATTCGCGTGGGCGGGAGGCTTGACAACTCCCCCTAcgattttaacataaaacatcCCATTGTAATTTGTAGTAAGCatatttttactaaacttttatttcatatgcaacatttaaaacttttacatgCCGGCccacaattattattgtcacaTATAAGACAAAGTTATTGGCCTCTAGGTGGCAGAAACTTATCTAGACTTATCGTAAATAAATGCCTTACATGTTTCAAAAATAGAGCACAAAATGTACAGCCTCTAATGGGTCATTTACCTAGTGCTCGAACTAATCTGGAATTTCCATTTCTCAACTGTTATGTAGATTACGCGGGGCCAGTATTGATAGCCGATCGTAAAGGCCGCGGTTGCAAacttataaaatcttatatgtGCATCTTTGTTTGCTCAGCAGTAAAAGCAGTGCACTTGGAGCTCGTCTCTGATCTTAGCACTGATGCTTATATGGCCGCGCTACATCGTTTCATAGCGCGTCGAGGCAAACCGCGGACGATAACATCTGATAACGGCACGAATTTCGTAGGCGCATCCAACGAAATACAGAAATTTATTCAATCATCGAATGTTGCATGTGAGATAGCACAAGAGGGTATCGATTTCATTTTCACACCTGCTTATAGTCCTCATTTCAACTCTTTAGCGGAAGCAGCAGTCAAATCATGCAAGCATCATTTAAAAAGATTACTTTCTCTAACCCATTTCACATTTGAGGAGATGACTACGTGTCTCACTCAAATAGAAGCGATTCTAAATTCGCGTCCTCTAACACCTCTCTCTTCAGACCCTAATGATTTTTCGGCACTAACTCCTTCTCATTTTCTAATTGGACGACCACTCTTATCAGTACCATGCTCTCGGGTGACTGAAGCCGACATCACTCGACTGGACCGATGGAGGAGAATCCAGTACATACGACATCATTTCTGGAGCCGCTTCCATAATGAGTACACTTCTTTGCTACAGGCCAAATCCAAATGGTTTAGTTCCAGAGGGGAGGTGAAACCAGGGTCTTTAGTCCTAATCAAGGACAATACAACACCACCGCTGCTCTGGTCCCTGGGTCGGGTCACACAGACCTTTCCCGGCGTAGACGGAGTCACGCGGGTGGCAGAAATCAAAACGAAGAGAGGAACAATTCGTCGCGCTTTCAAGAACATCTGCCCCCTTCCTGATCAAGATTGA
- the LOC126779442 gene encoding uncharacterized protein LOC126779442 isoform X1 encodes MSDNLKTLIKKRSSIKSKLTIFNNYLMLIKSSPELSELQRLDLMERFRKFENLYNEFDDLQNTIELLSEDAESTFTEREDFDRQYFNLVALTRSLLGASSNGTGSEAGFKDADSALVNVIGASGKKYTARLLLDNGSTANFVTQTFFEKLGLLRRGTSTRVTGLKLADPNFNVPSAVDILVGAEVFWEVLSKNYIDLGKNLPKLHETRFGWLVSGSIPHQSKQKSIFNHFCHHTNVTPDLTQFWELDNVSSKHSYSLEERACEQIFKQTTVRNNDGGFVVTMPLKGDPSNLGQSYLHAKNRFLSLERRFRRDPIFKRHYIEFMREYENLGHMTLDSHSTSVPEISKFQYFIPHHGVVRDSSTTTKLRVVFDASASTSSGVSLNDIQMVGPVVQDDLFSILTRFRQHRYVVSGDVEKMYRAIELNPVQRPLQKIIFRFNSSEPLKTYTLNTVTYGTASAPYLATKCLTSLADNLDDYRVQSAIRRDFYVDDYLSGGNTISETIEISKKVHSVLSSAKFNLRKWRSNNPEILRQVTNSKIESQNTLHFFDQDPNSCQAKTLGLNWVCDSDSLTYTINITPNTKITKRHVLSVISKIFDPLGLVGPYVVQAKIIMQRLWINKYDWDDEMSHELKNLWSTFENTLISLNNLKIPRWVLCQDSIKHEIHVFTDASEKAYGACLYIRSSSDNGSTNVQLLVSRNRIAPVKPTTIPRLELCGALLGARLCTKVQESLTIPIHRCSFWCDSTIVLGWLSTPSNQLKPFVKNRVNEILEITSGHSWSYVPSKDNPADLVSRGLSADVINDTPLWWSGPSFLLHGKKEWPKMPNTEKHDLPEVVTHFISNCRNHSYVYHSDAITHSSIINCLLEKYSSLNKIYKIFTYIQRFIYNLKHKNKMHGNLSAKEIQNSINTIIHHCQLEMFPEEYNLLKSGQKLPRKSRLLPLTPFIDNHNLIRVGGRLDNSPYDFNIKHPIVICSKHIFTKLLFHMQHLKLLHAGPQLLLSHIRQSYWPLGGRNLSRLIVNKCLTCFKNRAQNVQPLMGHLPSARTNLEFPFLNCYVDYAGPVLIADRKGRGCKLIKSYMCIFVCSAVKAVHLELVSDLSTDAYMAALHRFIARRGKPRTITSDNGTNFVGASNEIQKFIQSSNVACEIAQEGIDFIFTPAYSPHFNSLAEAAVKSCKHHLKRLLSLTHFTFEEMTTCLTQIEAILNSRPLTPLSSDPNDFSALTPSHFLIGRPLLSVPCSRVTEADITRLDRWRRIQYIRHHFWSRFHNEYTSLLQAKSKWFSSRGEVKPGSLVLIKDNTTPPLLWSLGRVTQTFPGVDGVTRVAEIKTKRGTIRRAFKNICPLPDQD; translated from the exons atgtctgataatttaaaaacccttattaaaaaacgtagttcaataaagtctaaattaacaatatttaataattatttaatgttaataaaaagcaGTCCCGAATTATCAGAGTTACAACGTCTTGACCTCATGGAACGTTTtcgtaaatttgaaaatttatataatgaatttgatGACCTGCAGAATACGATTGAACTACTCTCCGAGGATGCCGAGTCTACGTTTACTGAGCGTGAGGACTTCGACCGTCAGTATTTCAATCTGGTGGCACTCACGCGCAGCCTGCTCGGTGCTTCGTCCAACGGTACTGGATCTGAGGCGGGCTTCAAAGATGCTGACTCAG CTCTGGTGAACGTGATCGGCGCGTCGGGTAAAAAGTACACTGCACGTCTACTGCTGGACAACGGTAGCACGGCCAACTTTGTTACGCAGACATTCTTCGAGAAACTGGGTTTGTTACGACGCGGTACTAGCACCAGGGTAACAG GTCTTAAACTAGCGGACCCGAACTTCAACGTTCCGTCGGCCGTAGATATCCTGGTAGGGGCTGAAGTGTTCTGGGaggtattaagtaaaaattatatagatttagGGAAAAACTTACCTAAATTACACGAAACTAGATTCGGATGGCTAGTATCAGGTAGTATTCCCCACCAATCtaaacaaaaatctatttttaatcatttttgccATCACACTAATGTCACTCCCGACCTTACTCAATTCTGGGAGCTTGACAACGTTTCTTCAAAACATTCATATTCTCTAGAAGAAAGAGCATGTGAGCAAATTTTTAAGCAAACCACTGTTCGTAACAATGATGGTGGATTTGTAGTCACCATGCCTTTAAAGGGTGACCCTAGTAATTTAGGTCAATCTTATTTACATgctaaaaataggtttttatccCTTGAAAGGCGATTTAGGCGTGACCCTATTTTTAAAAGgcattatattgaatttatgcGAGAATATGAAAACTTAGGTCATATGACTTTAGACTCGCACTCTACTTCAGTACCTGAAATctctaaatttcaatattttattcccCATCATGGAGTTGTTCGAGATTCTAGTACCACGACAAAACTACGCGTAGTATTCGACGCATCAGCCTCTACCAGTTCGGGTGTGTCTCTTAACGACATACAGATGGTCGGACCAGTAGTTCAAGACGACCTGTTTTCAATTTTAACACGTTTTCGTCAGCATAGGTACGTGGTTTCAGGTGACGTTGAAAAGATGTATAGGGCGATTGAATTAAATCCAGTTCAACGACCTcttcaaaaaattatttttcgttttaattctTCAGAACCTCTAAAGACCTACACATTAAATACGGTCACTTATGGTACTGCCTCTGCCCCCTATTTAGCTACAAAGTGTCTCACAAGTCTAGCTGATAACCTTGACGACTATCGTGTTCAAAGCGCTATTCGTCGTGATTTTTACGTAGACGACTATTTGAGTGGAGGGAATACCATAAGCGAAACTATCGAAATTTCAAAAAAGGTACATTCGGTTCTATCATcagctaaatttaatttacgtaaATGGAGATCAAATAATCCAGAAATTCTTAGACAAGTTACTAATAGTAAAATCGAATCACAAAATACTCTACATTTCTTTGATCAAGATCCGAATTCTTGTCAGGCTAAAACTTTAGGTCTTAATTGGGTTTGTGATTCAGATTCCCttacatatactattaatataacgccaaatactaaaattactaaACGTCATGTTCTTTctgtaattagtaaaatatttgatccACTGGGTCTAGTAGGACCTTATGTCGTTCAAGCAAAAATCATTATGCAGAGActttggataaataaatatgattgggATGACGAGATGTCACACGAGCTTAAAAATCTTTGGTCGACATTTGAAAACactttaatatcattaaataatttaaaaataccacgATGGGTTTTGTGTCAAGACTCTATTAAACACGAAATTCATGTCTTCACAGATGCATCGGAAAAGGCGTACGGGGCATGTCTGTATATTCGATCAAGTAGTGATAATGGCTCTACAAATGTACAGCTTCTAGTCTCTAGAAACCGAATAGCGCCTGTCAAACCGACGACCATACCGAGGCTTGAACTTTGCGGAGCTTTGTTAGGTGCAAGGCTGTGTACTAAGGTTCAGGAATCGCTTACCATACCCATTCATAGATGTAGCTTTTGGTGTGACTCTACCATAGTTCTAGGATGGCTTTCAACTCCTTCTAATCAATTAAAACCTTTTGTTAAAAACAGAGTCAATGAGATTTTGGAAATCACATCGGGTCACTCCTGGAGCTACGTACCGTCGAAGGACAACCCGGCGGATCTTGTTTCCCGTGGCCTCAGTGCCGACGTAATAAACGATACACCTCTGTGGTGGTCCGGTCCTTCTTTTTTACTTCATGGTAAAAAGGAGTGGCCGAAAATGCCAAACACAGAGAAACACGATTTGCCGGAAGTAGTTACTCATTTCATTAGTAATTGTCGCAATCATTCATACGTTTATCATTCAGACGCAATCACGCACTCATCAATCATTAATtgcttattagaaaaatattctagcctaaataaaatttacaaaatatttacatatatacaaagatttatttataacttaaaacataaaaataaaatgcatggCAATCTTTCTGcaaaagaaatacaaaattcaataaatactattatacatCATTGTCAACTTGAAATGTTTCCTGAAGagtataatcttttaaaatctgGTCAGAAATTGCCACGCAAAAGTAGATTGCTTCCTTTGACTCCATTCATTGACAATCATAATCTCATTCGCGTGGGCGGGAGGCTTGACAACTCCCCCTAcgattttaacataaaacatcCCATTGTAATTTGTAGTAAGCatatttttactaaacttttatttcatatgcaacatttaaaacttttacatgCCGGCccacaattattattgtcacaTATAAGACAAAGTTATTGGCCTCTAGGTGGCAGAAACTTATCTAGACTTATCGTAAATAAATGCCTTACATGTTTCAAAAATAGAGCACAAAATGTACAGCCTCTAATGGGTCATTTACCTAGTGCTCGAACTAATCTGGAATTTCCATTTCTCAACTGTTATGTAGATTACGCGGGGCCAGTATTGATAGCCGATCGTAAAGGCCGCGGTTGCAAacttataaaatcttatatgtGCATCTTTGTTTGCTCAGCAGTAAAAGCAGTGCACTTGGAGCTCGTCTCTGATCTTAGCACTGATGCTTATATGGCCGCGCTACATCGTTTCATAGCGCGTCGAGGCAAACCGCGGACGATAACATCTGATAACGGCACGAATTTCGTAGGCGCATCCAACGAAATACAGAAATTTATTCAATCATCGAATGTTGCATGTGAGATAGCACAAGAGGGTATCGATTTCATTTTCACACCTGCTTATAGTCCTCATTTCAACTCTTTAGCGGAAGCAGCAGTCAAATCATGCAAGCATCATTTAAAAAGATTACTTTCTCTAACCCATTTCACATTTGAGGAGATGACTACGTGTCTCACTCAAATAGAAGCGATTCTAAATTCGCGTCCTCTAACACCTCTCTCTTCAGACCCTAATGATTTTTCGGCACTAACTCCTTCTCATTTTCTAATTGGACGACCACTCTTATCAGTACCATGCTCTCGGGTGACTGAAGCCGACATCACTCGACTGGACCGATGGAGGAGAATCCAGTACATACGACATCATTTCTGGAGCCGCTTCCATAATGAGTACACTTCTTTGCTACAGGCCAAATCCAAATGGTTTAGTTCCAGAGGGGAGGTGAAACCAGGGTCTTTAGTCCTAATCAAGGACAATACAACACCACCGCTGCTCTGGTCCCTGGGTCGGGTCACACAGACCTTTCCCGGCGTAGACGGAGTCACGCGGGTGGCAGAAATCAAAACGAAGAGAGGAACAATTCGTCGCGCTTTCAAGAACATCTGCCCCCTTCCTGATCAAGATTGA
- the LOC126779442 gene encoding uncharacterized protein LOC126779442 isoform X4 → MSDNLKTLIKKRSSIKSKLTIFNNYLMLIKSSPELSELQRLDLMERFRKFENLYNEFDDLQNTIELLSEDAESTFTEREDFDRQYFNLVALTRSLLGASSNGTGSEAGFKDADSALVNVIGASGKKYTARLLLDNGSTANFVTQTFFEKLGLLRRGTSTRVTGLKLADPNFNVPSAVDILVGAEVFWEVLSKNYIDLGKNLPKLHETRFGWLVSGSIPHQSKQKSIFNHFCHHTNVTPDLTQFWELDNVSSKHSYSLEERACEQIFKQTTVRNNDGGFVVTMPLKGDPSNLGQSYLHAKNRFLSLERRFRRDPIFKRHYIEFMREYENLGHMTLDSHSTSVPEISKFQYFIPHHGVVRDSSTTTKLRVVFDASASTSSGVSLNDIQMVGPVVQDDLFSILTRFRQHRYVVSGDVEKMYRAIELNPVQRPLQKIIFRFNSSEPLKTYTLNTVTYGTASAPYLATKCLTSLADNLDDYRVQSAIRRDFYVDDYLSGGNTISETIEISKKVHSVLSSAKFNLRKWRSNNPEILRQVTNSKIESQNTLHFFDQDPNSCQAKTLGLNWVCDSDSLTYTINITPNTKITKRHVLSVISKIFDPLGLVGPYVVQAKIIMQRLWINKYDWDDEMSHELKNLWSTFENTLISLNNLKIPRWVLCQDSIKHEIHVFTDASEKAYGACLYIRSSSDNGSTNVQLLVSRNRIAPVKPTTIPRLELCGALLVPEGR, encoded by the exons atgtctgataatttaaaaacccttattaaaaaacgtagttcaataaagtctaaattaacaatatttaataattatttaatgttaataaaaagcaGTCCCGAATTATCAGAGTTACAACGTCTTGACCTCATGGAACGTTTtcgtaaatttgaaaatttatataatgaatttgatGACCTGCAGAATACGATTGAACTACTCTCCGAGGATGCCGAGTCTACGTTTACTGAGCGTGAGGACTTCGACCGTCAGTATTTCAATCTGGTGGCACTCACGCGCAGCCTGCTCGGTGCTTCGTCCAACGGTACTGGATCTGAGGCGGGCTTCAAAGATGCTGACTCAG CTCTGGTGAACGTGATCGGCGCGTCGGGTAAAAAGTACACTGCACGTCTACTGCTGGACAACGGTAGCACGGCCAACTTTGTTACGCAGACATTCTTCGAGAAACTGGGTTTGTTACGACGCGGTACTAGCACCAGGGTAACAG GTCTTAAACTAGCGGACCCGAACTTCAACGTTCCGTCGGCCGTAGATATCCTGGTAGGGGCTGAAGTGTTCTGGGaggtattaagtaaaaattatatagatttagGGAAAAACTTACCTAAATTACACGAAACTAGATTCGGATGGCTAGTATCAGGTAGTATTCCCCACCAATCtaaacaaaaatctatttttaatcatttttgccATCACACTAATGTCACTCCCGACCTTACTCAATTCTGGGAGCTTGACAACGTTTCTTCAAAACATTCATATTCTCTAGAAGAAAGAGCATGTGAGCAAATTTTTAAGCAAACCACTGTTCGTAACAATGATGGTGGATTTGTAGTCACCATGCCTTTAAAGGGTGACCCTAGTAATTTAGGTCAATCTTATTTACATgctaaaaataggtttttatccCTTGAAAGGCGATTTAGGCGTGACCCTATTTTTAAAAGgcattatattgaatttatgcGAGAATATGAAAACTTAGGTCATATGACTTTAGACTCGCACTCTACTTCAGTACCTGAAATctctaaatttcaatattttattcccCATCATGGAGTTGTTCGAGATTCTAGTACCACGACAAAACTACGCGTAGTATTCGACGCATCAGCCTCTACCAGTTCGGGTGTGTCTCTTAACGACATACAGATGGTCGGACCAGTAGTTCAAGACGACCTGTTTTCAATTTTAACACGTTTTCGTCAGCATAGGTACGTGGTTTCAGGTGACGTTGAAAAGATGTATAGGGCGATTGAATTAAATCCAGTTCAACGACCTcttcaaaaaattatttttcgttttaattctTCAGAACCTCTAAAGACCTACACATTAAATACGGTCACTTATGGTACTGCCTCTGCCCCCTATTTAGCTACAAAGTGTCTCACAAGTCTAGCTGATAACCTTGACGACTATCGTGTTCAAAGCGCTATTCGTCGTGATTTTTACGTAGACGACTATTTGAGTGGAGGGAATACCATAAGCGAAACTATCGAAATTTCAAAAAAGGTACATTCGGTTCTATCATcagctaaatttaatttacgtaaATGGAGATCAAATAATCCAGAAATTCTTAGACAAGTTACTAATAGTAAAATCGAATCACAAAATACTCTACATTTCTTTGATCAAGATCCGAATTCTTGTCAGGCTAAAACTTTAGGTCTTAATTGGGTTTGTGATTCAGATTCCCttacatatactattaatataacgccaaatactaaaattactaaACGTCATGTTCTTTctgtaattagtaaaatatttgatccACTGGGTCTAGTAGGACCTTATGTCGTTCAAGCAAAAATCATTATGCAGAGActttggataaataaatatgattgggATGACGAGATGTCACACGAGCTTAAAAATCTTTGGTCGACATTTGAAAACactttaatatcattaaataatttaaaaataccacgATGGGTTTTGTGTCAAGACTCTATTAAACACGAAATTCATGTCTTCACAGATGCATCGGAAAAGGCGTACGGGGCATGTCTGTATATTCGATCAAGTAGTGATAATGGCTCTACAAATGTACAGCTTCTAGTCTCTAGAAACCGAATAGCGCCTGTCAAACCGACGACCATACCGAGGCTTGAACTTTGCGGAGCTTTGTTAG TTCCAGAGGGGAGGTGA
- the LOC126779442 gene encoding uncharacterized protein LOC126779442 isoform X8: protein MSDNLKTLIKKRSSIKSKLTIFNNYLMLIKSSPELSELQRLDLMERFRKFENLYNEFDDLQNTIELLSEDAESTFTEREDFDRQYFNLVALTRSLLGASSNGTGSEAGFKDADSALVNVIGASGKKYTARLLLDNGSTANFVTQTFFEKLVPEGR, encoded by the exons atgtctgataatttaaaaacccttattaaaaaacgtagttcaataaagtctaaattaacaatatttaataattatttaatgttaataaaaagcaGTCCCGAATTATCAGAGTTACAACGTCTTGACCTCATGGAACGTTTtcgtaaatttgaaaatttatataatgaatttgatGACCTGCAGAATACGATTGAACTACTCTCCGAGGATGCCGAGTCTACGTTTACTGAGCGTGAGGACTTCGACCGTCAGTATTTCAATCTGGTGGCACTCACGCGCAGCCTGCTCGGTGCTTCGTCCAACGGTACTGGATCTGAGGCGGGCTTCAAAGATGCTGACTCAG CTCTGGTGAACGTGATCGGCGCGTCGGGTAAAAAGTACACTGCACGTCTACTGCTGGACAACGGTAGCACGGCCAACTTTGTTACGCAGACATTCTTCGAGAAACTGG TTCCAGAGGGGAGGTGA
- the LOC126779442 gene encoding uncharacterized protein LOC126779442 isoform X6 — translation MSDNLKTLIKKRSSIKSKLTIFNNYLMLIKSSPELSELQRLDLMERFRKFENLYNEFDDLQNTIELLSEDAESTFTEREDFDRQYFNLVALTRSLLGASSNGTGSEAGFKDADSALVNVIGASGKKYTARLLLDNGSTANFVTQTFFEKLGLLRRGTSTRVTVPEGR, via the exons atgtctgataatttaaaaacccttattaaaaaacgtagttcaataaagtctaaattaacaatatttaataattatttaatgttaataaaaagcaGTCCCGAATTATCAGAGTTACAACGTCTTGACCTCATGGAACGTTTtcgtaaatttgaaaatttatataatgaatttgatGACCTGCAGAATACGATTGAACTACTCTCCGAGGATGCCGAGTCTACGTTTACTGAGCGTGAGGACTTCGACCGTCAGTATTTCAATCTGGTGGCACTCACGCGCAGCCTGCTCGGTGCTTCGTCCAACGGTACTGGATCTGAGGCGGGCTTCAAAGATGCTGACTCAG CTCTGGTGAACGTGATCGGCGCGTCGGGTAAAAAGTACACTGCACGTCTACTGCTGGACAACGGTAGCACGGCCAACTTTGTTACGCAGACATTCTTCGAGAAACTGGGTTTGTTACGACGCGGTACTAGCACCAGGGTAACAG TTCCAGAGGGGAGGTGA